Proteins encoded within one genomic window of Paramisgurnus dabryanus chromosome 11, PD_genome_1.1, whole genome shotgun sequence:
- the LOC135729322 gene encoding tumor necrosis factor receptor superfamily member 14-like: MFLLRIILFIAAILALNFELSFCTCARAEYEIQGECCPMCAPGNFVYWHCTVDASTTCVPCPESSYTDEPNGLIKCFTCSMCDAVKGLRVKKTCRRTADTICEPQEGFYCTDQNKHSCTLAEKHTKCNPGQYIKQTGTEFTDTICANCTYGTYSSDVECGESTPVALIVVVGVVLCSLMVAVTALLLYYFKVRRKQLDRNPGGYSLQPLSDVT, from the exons ATGTTCCTGTTAAGGATCATTTTGTTTATCGCTGCTATATTGGCTCTGAACTTTGAACTGAGTTTCTGCACCTGTGCTCGTGCTGAATATGAGATACAAGGAGAATGTTGTCCTATGTGTGCTCCGG GAAACTTTGTTTATTGGCACTGCACTGTGGATGCCAGTACAACTTGTGTTCCATGTCCTGAATCATCTTATACAGACGAGCCCAATGGCCTTATAAAATGCTTTACCTGCTCTATGTGTGATGCAG TTAAAGGACTAAGAGTAAAGAAGACTTGCAGACGCACTGCAGATACAATCTGTGAGCCACAGGAGGGATTTTACTGCACTGACCAAAATAAGCACAGCTGTACATTAGCTGAGAAACACACAAAATGTAACCCTGGGCAATATATTAAACAAACAG gaaCAGAATTTACTGACACTATATGTGCAAACTGCACATACGGCACTTACTCATCCGATGTTGAATGTGGGGAATCTACTCCAGTTGCTCTTATAGTTGTAGTTGGAGTCGTTTTATGTTCTTTGATGGTTGCTGTTACAGCTTTATTATTATACTACTTCAAAGTAAGACGGAAACAACTAGACAGAA atccTGGTGGTTATTCCTTACAACCATTGAGTGACGTGACTTAG